A stretch of Henckelia pumila isolate YLH828 chromosome 4, ASM3356847v2, whole genome shotgun sequence DNA encodes these proteins:
- the LOC140860040 gene encoding homeobox-leucine zipper protein PROTODERMAL FACTOR 2-like isoform X1: MFQPNMFDSHLHLLDMGHKPPENEEDLLRDDEYERESGTEILEAPSGDDQDPNQRPKKKQYHRHTQLQIQDMESFFKECPHPDDKQRKELGRRLNLEPLQVKFWFQNKRTQMKAQHERHDNTQLRTENEKLRAENIRYKEAISNASCPNCGGPAAIGEMSFDEQHLRIENARLREEIDRISSIAAKYVGKPMLSYPHLSPGASRSLDLGVGNFGPQAGMAGEIYGAPDLLRTVSGPTDADKPMIIELSVAAMEELKRMAQVGEPLWIPSIGNSAETLNEDEYVRTFPRGIGPKPLGWKSEASRESTVVIMNHANLVEILMDSNQWASLFSSIVSRAMTLEVLSTGVAGNYNGALQVMSAEFQVPSPLVPTRESYFARYCKHHADGIWAVVDVSLDNLQPTSLPRCRRRPSGCLIQELPNGYSKVTWIEHVEVDDRTVHNIYKPFVNSGLAFGARRWVATLDRQCERLASVMANNISAGDIGVISSPEGRKSMLKLAERMVMSFCTGVGASTAHTWTTLSGSGADDVRVMTRKSMDDPGRPPGIVLSAATSFWLPVPPKRVFNFLRDENSRSEWDILSNGGLVQEMAHIANGRHPGNSVSLLRVNSANSSQCNMLILQESCTDSTGSYVIYAPVDIVAMNVVLSGGDPDYVALLPSGFAILPDGPNNSTRETPEVGSGGSLLTVAFQILVDSVPTAKLSLGSVATVNSLIKCTVERIKGAVQCDAT, from the exons ATGTTTCAGCCAAACATGTTTGATAGCCACCTTCACTTGCTGGATATGGGACATAAGCCGCCGGAAAACGAAGAGGATCTTTTAAGGGATGATGAATATGAAAGAGAATCGGGGACGGAAATTCTGGAAGCCCCCTCTGGCGATGACCAAGATCCAAATCAACGTCCCAAGAAGAAGCAATATCATCGCCATACACAACTTCAAATCCAGGATATGGAATC ATTTTTTAAGGAATGCCCTCACCCTGACGATAAACAGAGGAAGGAGCTTGGCCGTCGATTGAATTTGGAGCCATTGCAAGTTAAATTTTGGTTTCAGAACAAGCGTACTCAAATGAAG GCTCAACACGAACGCCATGATAATACGCAGCTGAGAACTGAAAATGAGAAGCTTCGTGCTGAGAACATACGGTATAAGGAAGCTATCAGCAATGCTAGCTGTCCAAACTGCGGAGGCCCAGCCGCCATAGGTGAGATGTCTTTTGATGAGCAGCATCTGAGGATTGAAAATGCTCGCTTAAGAGAAGAG ATCGATAGAATATCCAGTATCGCTGCAAAATACGTCGGAAAACCAATGCTCTCATATCCACATCTTTCTCCGGGAGCATCTCGTTCACTTGATCTAGGAGTGGGGAATTTCGGCCCCCAGGCAGGCATGGCTGGAGAGATTTATGGAGCTCCTGATCTTCTGAGGACAGTATCTGGCCCTACGGATGCGGACAAGCCTATGATTATCGAGCTTTCCGTTGCAGCAATGGAAGAATTGAAAAGAATGGCACAAGTTGGAGAGCCCTTATGGATTCCTAGCATTGGTAATTCTGCAGAGACATTGAATGAGGATGAGTATGTGCGGACATTCCCACGTGGGATTGGTCCGAAGCCTTTGGGATGGAAATCCGAAGCATCTCGTGAGTCAACTGTTGTGATCATGAATCATGCCAATCTCGTGGAGATTCTAATGGATTCG AATCAATGGGCTAGTTTGTTTTCAAGCATCGTATCTAGAGCGATGACTTTGGAAGTTTTATCCACTGGTGTGGCTGGAAACTATAATGGAGCTTTACAAGTG ATGTCTGCTGAGTTCCAAGTCCCATCTCCATTGGTCCCAACTCGCGAAAGCTACTTTGCGAGATATTGCAAACACCATGCCGATGGAATTTGGGCTGTTGTTGATGTTTCTTTGGATAATTTACAACCCACTTCCTTACCAAGATGCAGAAGGAGGCCATCTGGTTGTTTGATTCAAGAATTACCGAATGGTTACTCAAAG GTTACATGGATCGAACATGTCGAAGTGGATGATAGAACGGTTCACAACATCTACAAACCATTTGTCAATTCTGGGCTTGCATTTGGTGCCCGACGTTGGGTTGCAACACTTGACCGACAATGTGAACGACTGGCAAGTGTTATGGCTAATAATATTTCAGCAGGAGATATTGGTG TGATTTCTTCTCCAGAAGGTAGAAAGAGTATGTTGAAGCTGGCCGAGAGAATGGTGATGAGCTTCTGCACAGGTGTTGGTGCTTCGACTGCGCACACTTGGACAACTTTATCTGGAAGTGGTGCAGACGATGTTCGAGTCATGACTAGAAAAAGCATGGATGATCCAGGCAGACCTCCTGGTATTGTGCTTAGTGCTGCCACTTCATTTTGGCTCCCAGTTCCGCCAAAAAGAGTATTCAATTTTCTACGTGATGAGAATTCAAGAAGTGAG TGGGATATTCTCTCCAACGGCGGCCTTGTTCAAGAAATGGCGCATATAGCAAATGGCCGTCATCCAGGAAACTCGGTCTCTTTACTACGCGTCAAT AGTGCAAATTCAAGCCAATGCAATATGCTCATACTACAAGAGAGCTGCACCGACTCAACAGGATCTTATGTCATCTATGCTCCAGTCGATATTGTGGCTATGAATGTTGTCTTAAGCGGGGGCGATCCGGACTATGTAGCTCTTCTACCATCTGGTTTTGCTATACTTCCTGATGGACCAAATAATTCGACGAGAGAAACTCCTGAGGTTGGATCCGGTGGATCTTTACTGACTGTTGCCTTTCAGATATTAGTCGATTCTGTTCCTACAGCAAAACTTTCCCTAGGCTCGGTGGCTACTGTTAATAGCCTTATTAAGTGCACCGTTGAAAGGATCAAAGGCGCTGTACAATGTGATGCCACATGA
- the LOC140860040 gene encoding homeobox-leucine zipper protein PROTODERMAL FACTOR 2-like isoform X3, producing the protein MFQPNMFDSHLHLLDMGHKPPENEEDLLRDDEYERESGTEILEAPSGDDQDPNQRPKKKQYHRHTQLQIQDMESFFKECPHPDDKQRKELGRRLNLEPLQVKFWFQNKRTQMKAQHERHDNTQLRTENEKLRAENIRYKEAISNASCPNCGGPAAIGEMSFDEQHLRIENARLREEIDRISSIAAKYVGKPMLSYPHLSPGASRSLDLGVGNFGPQAGMAGEIYGAPDLLRTVSGPTDADKPMIIELSVAAMEELKRMAQVGEPLWIPSIGNSAETLNEDEYVRTFPRGIGPKPLGWKSEASRESTVVIMNHANLVEILMDSNQWASLFSSIVSRAMTLEVLSTGVAGNYNGALQVMSAEFQVPSPLVPTRESYFARYCKHHADGIWAVVDVSLDNLQPTSLPRCRRRPSGCLIQELPNGYSKVTWIEHVEVDDRTVHNIYKPFVNSGLAFGARRWVATLDRQCERLASVMANNISAGDIGEGRKSMLKLAERMVMSFCTGVGASTAHTWTTLSGSGADDVRVMTRKSMDDPGRPPGIVLSAATSFWLPVPPKRVFNFLRDENSRSEWDILSNGGLVQEMAHIANGRHPGNSVSLLRVNSANSSQCNMLILQESCTDSTGSYVIYAPVDIVAMNVVLSGGDPDYVALLPSGFAILPDGPNNSTRETPEVGSGGSLLTVAFQILVDSVPTAKLSLGSVATVNSLIKCTVERIKGAVQCDAT; encoded by the exons ATGTTTCAGCCAAACATGTTTGATAGCCACCTTCACTTGCTGGATATGGGACATAAGCCGCCGGAAAACGAAGAGGATCTTTTAAGGGATGATGAATATGAAAGAGAATCGGGGACGGAAATTCTGGAAGCCCCCTCTGGCGATGACCAAGATCCAAATCAACGTCCCAAGAAGAAGCAATATCATCGCCATACACAACTTCAAATCCAGGATATGGAATC ATTTTTTAAGGAATGCCCTCACCCTGACGATAAACAGAGGAAGGAGCTTGGCCGTCGATTGAATTTGGAGCCATTGCAAGTTAAATTTTGGTTTCAGAACAAGCGTACTCAAATGAAG GCTCAACACGAACGCCATGATAATACGCAGCTGAGAACTGAAAATGAGAAGCTTCGTGCTGAGAACATACGGTATAAGGAAGCTATCAGCAATGCTAGCTGTCCAAACTGCGGAGGCCCAGCCGCCATAGGTGAGATGTCTTTTGATGAGCAGCATCTGAGGATTGAAAATGCTCGCTTAAGAGAAGAG ATCGATAGAATATCCAGTATCGCTGCAAAATACGTCGGAAAACCAATGCTCTCATATCCACATCTTTCTCCGGGAGCATCTCGTTCACTTGATCTAGGAGTGGGGAATTTCGGCCCCCAGGCAGGCATGGCTGGAGAGATTTATGGAGCTCCTGATCTTCTGAGGACAGTATCTGGCCCTACGGATGCGGACAAGCCTATGATTATCGAGCTTTCCGTTGCAGCAATGGAAGAATTGAAAAGAATGGCACAAGTTGGAGAGCCCTTATGGATTCCTAGCATTGGTAATTCTGCAGAGACATTGAATGAGGATGAGTATGTGCGGACATTCCCACGTGGGATTGGTCCGAAGCCTTTGGGATGGAAATCCGAAGCATCTCGTGAGTCAACTGTTGTGATCATGAATCATGCCAATCTCGTGGAGATTCTAATGGATTCG AATCAATGGGCTAGTTTGTTTTCAAGCATCGTATCTAGAGCGATGACTTTGGAAGTTTTATCCACTGGTGTGGCTGGAAACTATAATGGAGCTTTACAAGTG ATGTCTGCTGAGTTCCAAGTCCCATCTCCATTGGTCCCAACTCGCGAAAGCTACTTTGCGAGATATTGCAAACACCATGCCGATGGAATTTGGGCTGTTGTTGATGTTTCTTTGGATAATTTACAACCCACTTCCTTACCAAGATGCAGAAGGAGGCCATCTGGTTGTTTGATTCAAGAATTACCGAATGGTTACTCAAAG GTTACATGGATCGAACATGTCGAAGTGGATGATAGAACGGTTCACAACATCTACAAACCATTTGTCAATTCTGGGCTTGCATTTGGTGCCCGACGTTGGGTTGCAACACTTGACCGACAATGTGAACGACTGGCAAGTGTTATGGCTAATAATATTTCAGCAGGAGATATTGGTG AAGGTAGAAAGAGTATGTTGAAGCTGGCCGAGAGAATGGTGATGAGCTTCTGCACAGGTGTTGGTGCTTCGACTGCGCACACTTGGACAACTTTATCTGGAAGTGGTGCAGACGATGTTCGAGTCATGACTAGAAAAAGCATGGATGATCCAGGCAGACCTCCTGGTATTGTGCTTAGTGCTGCCACTTCATTTTGGCTCCCAGTTCCGCCAAAAAGAGTATTCAATTTTCTACGTGATGAGAATTCAAGAAGTGAG TGGGATATTCTCTCCAACGGCGGCCTTGTTCAAGAAATGGCGCATATAGCAAATGGCCGTCATCCAGGAAACTCGGTCTCTTTACTACGCGTCAAT AGTGCAAATTCAAGCCAATGCAATATGCTCATACTACAAGAGAGCTGCACCGACTCAACAGGATCTTATGTCATCTATGCTCCAGTCGATATTGTGGCTATGAATGTTGTCTTAAGCGGGGGCGATCCGGACTATGTAGCTCTTCTACCATCTGGTTTTGCTATACTTCCTGATGGACCAAATAATTCGACGAGAGAAACTCCTGAGGTTGGATCCGGTGGATCTTTACTGACTGTTGCCTTTCAGATATTAGTCGATTCTGTTCCTACAGCAAAACTTTCCCTAGGCTCGGTGGCTACTGTTAATAGCCTTATTAAGTGCACCGTTGAAAGGATCAAAGGCGCTGTACAATGTGATGCCACATGA
- the LOC140860040 gene encoding homeobox-leucine zipper protein PROTODERMAL FACTOR 2-like isoform X2, giving the protein MFDSHLHLLDMGHKPPENEEDLLRDDEYERESGTEILEAPSGDDQDPNQRPKKKQYHRHTQLQIQDMESFFKECPHPDDKQRKELGRRLNLEPLQVKFWFQNKRTQMKAQHERHDNTQLRTENEKLRAENIRYKEAISNASCPNCGGPAAIGEMSFDEQHLRIENARLREEIDRISSIAAKYVGKPMLSYPHLSPGASRSLDLGVGNFGPQAGMAGEIYGAPDLLRTVSGPTDADKPMIIELSVAAMEELKRMAQVGEPLWIPSIGNSAETLNEDEYVRTFPRGIGPKPLGWKSEASRESTVVIMNHANLVEILMDSNQWASLFSSIVSRAMTLEVLSTGVAGNYNGALQVMSAEFQVPSPLVPTRESYFARYCKHHADGIWAVVDVSLDNLQPTSLPRCRRRPSGCLIQELPNGYSKVTWIEHVEVDDRTVHNIYKPFVNSGLAFGARRWVATLDRQCERLASVMANNISAGDIGVISSPEGRKSMLKLAERMVMSFCTGVGASTAHTWTTLSGSGADDVRVMTRKSMDDPGRPPGIVLSAATSFWLPVPPKRVFNFLRDENSRSEWDILSNGGLVQEMAHIANGRHPGNSVSLLRVNSANSSQCNMLILQESCTDSTGSYVIYAPVDIVAMNVVLSGGDPDYVALLPSGFAILPDGPNNSTRETPEVGSGGSLLTVAFQILVDSVPTAKLSLGSVATVNSLIKCTVERIKGAVQCDAT; this is encoded by the exons ATGTTTGATAGCCACCTTCACTTGCTGGATATGGGACATAAGCCGCCGGAAAACGAAGAGGATCTTTTAAGGGATGATGAATATGAAAGAGAATCGGGGACGGAAATTCTGGAAGCCCCCTCTGGCGATGACCAAGATCCAAATCAACGTCCCAAGAAGAAGCAATATCATCGCCATACACAACTTCAAATCCAGGATATGGAATC ATTTTTTAAGGAATGCCCTCACCCTGACGATAAACAGAGGAAGGAGCTTGGCCGTCGATTGAATTTGGAGCCATTGCAAGTTAAATTTTGGTTTCAGAACAAGCGTACTCAAATGAAG GCTCAACACGAACGCCATGATAATACGCAGCTGAGAACTGAAAATGAGAAGCTTCGTGCTGAGAACATACGGTATAAGGAAGCTATCAGCAATGCTAGCTGTCCAAACTGCGGAGGCCCAGCCGCCATAGGTGAGATGTCTTTTGATGAGCAGCATCTGAGGATTGAAAATGCTCGCTTAAGAGAAGAG ATCGATAGAATATCCAGTATCGCTGCAAAATACGTCGGAAAACCAATGCTCTCATATCCACATCTTTCTCCGGGAGCATCTCGTTCACTTGATCTAGGAGTGGGGAATTTCGGCCCCCAGGCAGGCATGGCTGGAGAGATTTATGGAGCTCCTGATCTTCTGAGGACAGTATCTGGCCCTACGGATGCGGACAAGCCTATGATTATCGAGCTTTCCGTTGCAGCAATGGAAGAATTGAAAAGAATGGCACAAGTTGGAGAGCCCTTATGGATTCCTAGCATTGGTAATTCTGCAGAGACATTGAATGAGGATGAGTATGTGCGGACATTCCCACGTGGGATTGGTCCGAAGCCTTTGGGATGGAAATCCGAAGCATCTCGTGAGTCAACTGTTGTGATCATGAATCATGCCAATCTCGTGGAGATTCTAATGGATTCG AATCAATGGGCTAGTTTGTTTTCAAGCATCGTATCTAGAGCGATGACTTTGGAAGTTTTATCCACTGGTGTGGCTGGAAACTATAATGGAGCTTTACAAGTG ATGTCTGCTGAGTTCCAAGTCCCATCTCCATTGGTCCCAACTCGCGAAAGCTACTTTGCGAGATATTGCAAACACCATGCCGATGGAATTTGGGCTGTTGTTGATGTTTCTTTGGATAATTTACAACCCACTTCCTTACCAAGATGCAGAAGGAGGCCATCTGGTTGTTTGATTCAAGAATTACCGAATGGTTACTCAAAG GTTACATGGATCGAACATGTCGAAGTGGATGATAGAACGGTTCACAACATCTACAAACCATTTGTCAATTCTGGGCTTGCATTTGGTGCCCGACGTTGGGTTGCAACACTTGACCGACAATGTGAACGACTGGCAAGTGTTATGGCTAATAATATTTCAGCAGGAGATATTGGTG TGATTTCTTCTCCAGAAGGTAGAAAGAGTATGTTGAAGCTGGCCGAGAGAATGGTGATGAGCTTCTGCACAGGTGTTGGTGCTTCGACTGCGCACACTTGGACAACTTTATCTGGAAGTGGTGCAGACGATGTTCGAGTCATGACTAGAAAAAGCATGGATGATCCAGGCAGACCTCCTGGTATTGTGCTTAGTGCTGCCACTTCATTTTGGCTCCCAGTTCCGCCAAAAAGAGTATTCAATTTTCTACGTGATGAGAATTCAAGAAGTGAG TGGGATATTCTCTCCAACGGCGGCCTTGTTCAAGAAATGGCGCATATAGCAAATGGCCGTCATCCAGGAAACTCGGTCTCTTTACTACGCGTCAAT AGTGCAAATTCAAGCCAATGCAATATGCTCATACTACAAGAGAGCTGCACCGACTCAACAGGATCTTATGTCATCTATGCTCCAGTCGATATTGTGGCTATGAATGTTGTCTTAAGCGGGGGCGATCCGGACTATGTAGCTCTTCTACCATCTGGTTTTGCTATACTTCCTGATGGACCAAATAATTCGACGAGAGAAACTCCTGAGGTTGGATCCGGTGGATCTTTACTGACTGTTGCCTTTCAGATATTAGTCGATTCTGTTCCTACAGCAAAACTTTCCCTAGGCTCGGTGGCTACTGTTAATAGCCTTATTAAGTGCACCGTTGAAAGGATCAAAGGCGCTGTACAATGTGATGCCACATGA